The proteins below come from a single Candidatus Coatesbacteria bacterium genomic window:
- the rfbB gene encoding dTDP-glucose 4,6-dehydratase, whose protein sequence is MHILVTGGAGFIGSNFVHLLRRERPDWLITVLDKLTYAGNPRNLEQLKDDITFIKGDVAEVDDVRQAMEGCDAVINFAAETHVDRSIVDADAFIRTDVYGAYVLLEAAKALKIERFVQVSTDEVYGEVPEGFSVETDPLMPRNPYAASKAGADRLAYSYWATHDVPVIISRASNNYGPRQYPEKLLPLFVTNAIDGLECPIYGEGKAVRDWIHVDDHCRGLLAMLERGAPGEVYNCGGGNLRDTNEMGAAILEAAGKPLDLLKHVPDRPGHDMRYALDSTKLKGLDWKPRVDFRVGLEATVDWYRDNEDWWRPIKSGEFKQWWKQYYLDEGRA, encoded by the coding sequence GTGCACATCCTCGTCACCGGCGGAGCCGGCTTCATCGGCTCCAACTTCGTCCACCTGCTGCGCCGCGAGCGCCCGGACTGGCTCATCACCGTCCTGGACAAGCTGACCTACGCCGGCAACCCCCGGAACCTCGAACAGCTCAAAGACGACATCACTTTCATCAAAGGCGACGTGGCCGAGGTCGATGACGTGCGTCAGGCGATGGAGGGCTGCGACGCGGTGATCAACTTCGCCGCCGAGACCCACGTCGACCGCTCGATCGTCGACGCCGACGCCTTCATCCGCACCGACGTCTACGGCGCCTACGTGCTGCTCGAGGCGGCCAAGGCGCTGAAGATCGAGCGCTTCGTCCAGGTCTCGACGGACGAGGTCTACGGCGAGGTGCCCGAGGGTTTTTCCGTCGAGACGGACCCGCTGATGCCGCGTAACCCCTACGCGGCCTCGAAGGCCGGCGCCGACCGCCTGGCCTACTCCTACTGGGCCACCCACGACGTTCCGGTGATCATCAGCCGGGCCAGCAACAACTACGGCCCGCGCCAGTACCCGGAGAAGCTGCTGCCCCTGTTCGTCACCAACGCCATCGACGGCCTGGAATGCCCGATCTACGGTGAGGGCAAGGCCGTCCGTGACTGGATCCACGTCGACGACCACTGCCGGGGCCTGCTGGCGATGCTCGAGCGGGGCGCGCCCGGCGAGGTCTACAACTGCGGCGGCGGCAACCTCAGGGACACCAACGAGATGGGCGCCGCGATCCTCGAGGCCGCCGGCAAACCCCTCGACCTGCTCAAGCACGTCCCCGACCGCCCCGGCCACGACATGCGCTACGCCCTGGACTCGACCAAGCTCAAGGGCTTGGACTGGAAGCCCCGGGTCGATTTCCGCGTGGGCCTCGAGGCCACCGTCGACTGGTACCGGGACAACGAGGATTGGTGGCGGCCGATCAAGAGCGGCGAATTCAAACAGTGGTGGAAGCAGTACTATCTGGACGAGGGCCGGGCTTAA